The following nucleotide sequence is from Gasterosteus aculeatus chromosome 5, fGasAcu3.hap1.1, whole genome shotgun sequence.
TGTGGGGGGATGAAGTTTGCCAAATTGACTACAAAAGTAAGACTTAGCTCCAGAAAGGCaaatctttttaaatgaaatctgGTGGGAACTAACAACTTACTACATATATTACTACACTTCCTGTACTTTTATACACTTGAATAAATCTAGTAAAAGAGGATATTCTTCAACCTTTGCGCACCAATATTGAGCATACTGTGTCATCTTCTATTCAAACAGTTTATCCGCTCTGTGTCAACAGATGTATCTTatattttatacatattttatattcctAACCCGCTGCAAGGGCTCATATGACTTTTGTCTTCCATGTATGTGAGGACTAAGaagttcatatatatatatatatgtatgtacataggCCTAATATTGTTCTGTTATTATACAGAGTATAATCTTCACATCAAATATCTCTGCTCTTCTTTTAAATTCACaatatcatgttttttttctcgtgCGGCGAGGTACTGTTGATCTTTATCAAGAGTGAAAGCTCTACCTCTGCACATAAAAAGCTTCAGCTGTGCAAACAGAAGAATATGTTTTCAGAGCATATCCTTCTGGAAGAAtgtcaacaacaataaaataagaatgatAGATTCTTAACGTGGAGTTTTTACCCTCCGTTGTCCTCCTCCTGGGACGTGGCCGATGTTGTCAAGAGAGCCGATCTTCGACTGACCTTTGAACTCAATCTTCTCATTTTTTATCTCAATATTTCCACCACCTGATAAAAACAGAATGAAGcaccattattatttattataagttAAATAgctgtatacatatatatgtaaaagTAGAAATACAACTGAGTAAAAATGATTCAGGCCAAATTATACTtgagaaaaacaatacaaatgtgTTAAACATCTAAAAACAACTTGTTCTCCAGTAACCGATATGTTAATAAAGCTGACCTTGTCCATTGATAAAAAGATGCACCAATGTGTAAACAGCATTTTAAATTCGTAGCTGCGCATCTAGGTTTAATAATTGTATACACACTTTATTCCAGCGGTTCCCAACCTAGGGGTCGGGCTCACCTAAAGGGTCACTGGTTAAATTTGAGGGTCATAAGAAGAGAGCAGAAAACggaaagaaatacacaaatgtatgtatgtaaatatattaatttatatCTTGGGAGTTGTGAAGTAAATGACTGAAATGAAAAGTTaacaattaaatataaataatgtggtGAAAATGTAATTCTCCTTCTTTTGGATTCCTCAAAGAAAAAATCACCTGGTTTATGACGGATGTTGGCTTTTGATCCACATTTCGATTGAACGTTGGTCAGATCGATCTTTTTGTGCACAATTTGAACCTGAAAGCAGAAACATCAACTGAGGAATTAGAATTAGTCTTCTACAAAAGCCACCAGAGGGGAAACACAGATCAACGAAACACTCAGGCTGAGTTGCACCAACAAGGATTAATTTAATCTGAGATTAGTTCTAATCAGAGTTAGAATACATAGGTATGCATTGAGTTAATCTCATGTTAGGGTCAAGCGGACCAATGAATCTGTATTGCGTCTAATCAATGACATTCTGAGAGGATTCTTTCTCAGCCCGTCATGGCCGGTGGTCTCATCCCACAAAGCGCTGAGGTCATCTGCGAGCTCCTCACAACAGGCACAGAGTGCACAGAGGCCCTTTGTCCCCGTGCACTTCTTTCACCACACAATCGGTTCTCTTCAGTGCGAGGGGCACTCCTGTTTCTCATTCACAGAGTTTCTGTAATAGAATAAACTTGAGGCGGTTTGCGTaagtcaaaaacacacacacaggattcaTGCATGTTTGTTTTAGGGGTAAAACTGTTGTGATCACAGAAGAACCGACAAGTGAGAGTTATCAGCTTACAGAAGAACATGAGCATTACAGTGGAGCTCTGTGAGCATCCAGTTTATGGTGACTAATAGAAATCTAAGATTTATTACGGACAAAGTCTCTCTATGGTATTGGTGGAGTCCAGAGGCTTCACTTTAGTAGAAGTACTAAtactacatttaaaaatattccaaaagtCCTTCAAGTGTAATGAGGAGAATGTACTTCATGTGTTAAAAgtgtaaaatgttctttgtgACTGTCAATCAATAGATCATTATTAGTAATGCATTTAAGTGAAAGCAGGATTTTACTGTAGTAGTCTATTTGAATCTAAAATGACACGTTCCATCGTGGcttaatcagattttttttctaattgatTGCTTGGGTTGTAAATATTTTGAGAATTCAGAGAAATACCGTCATTAGACCTCAAATTTATTCgatttaatgtcattttgaaaCAAATAATAGCCTCTTTTGAGAAgctgaaataatgaaaaaaacatttataatggaCCCTGAAATAAACCAATGATGTGACATTCAAACATGATCGTTTACGGTTCATCAGTGTGAAATGCTCATGCCTTTGTGTTAGTGATAAACCAGTTAAAAGGAGGCGTTAACAGCCGGGACCATCGAGGTCCGGAGGGTTGAACACACACGGCAGGTTTCGTGCCGACATCCTGCTTCTTCGTGAGGAAGCATTCAGGAGCAGCAACATGATGGGGGGAGGGGCACATCCCTTATCTACTCACATTGCCTCCACCGGGTACATGTCTCATATTATCTTTGGAGCCGCAACGGGACTGCACGTTGCTTAAGTCCAGCTTCTTTTCAACAATTTCAACCTGGAAAGTTAATATATAAAAGACGGTTATCCTGCACGAAGCGACAGCAGCGGGGACCCCGAGTGAGGACCAGAGATGGAAAGATGGGGGGCTCCAACCAAAGGGGGCTCTTACTAGAGGGGGGGATCTAAACAAGAGGAGGTGGATCTAACCAGAGGAGAGGTATCTAACCAGGAAGTGGACGTTACCAGAGGAGGGGGCCGTTACCAGAGAAGAGGGATCTAACCATCTAACCAGGAGAGGGACGTTACCAGAGGACAGGGACGTTACCAGAGGAGAGGTATCTAACCAGGAGGGGGACGTTACCAGAGGACAGGGACGTTACCAGAGGAGAGGGATCTAACCATCTAACCAGGAGAGGGACGTTACCAGAGGACAGGGACGTTACCAGAGGAGAGGGATCTAACCAGGAGGGGGACGTTACCAGAGGACAGGGACGTTACCAGAGGAGAGGGATCTAACCATCTAACCAGGAGAGGGACGTTACCAGAGGACAGGGACGTTACCAGAGGAGGGGGGCGTTACCAGAGAACAGGGACGTTACCAGAGGAGGGGGACGTTACCAGAGGACAGGGACGTTACCAGAGGAGAGGGATCTAACCATCTAACCAGGAGAGGGACGTTACCAGAGGACAGGGACGTTACCAGAGGAGGGGGGCGTTACCAGAGAACAGGGACGTTACCAGAGGAGGGGGACGTTACCAGAGGACAGGGACGTTACCAGAGGAGAGGGATCTAACCATCTAACCAGGAGAGGGACGTTACCAGAGGACAGGGACGTTACCAGAGGAGGGGGACGTTACCAGAGAACAGGGACGTTACCAGAGGAGGGGGACGTTACCAGAGGAGAGGGACGTTACCAGAGGAGGGGGACGTTACCAGAGGACAGGGACGTTACCAGAGGAGAGGGCCGTTACCAGAGGACAGGGACGTTACCAGAGGAGAGGGACGTTACCAGAGGAGGGGGACATTACCAGAGGAGAGGGACGTTACcagaggagagagacgttacTAGAGGAGGGGGACGTTACCAGAAGAGGGGGATCTAACCATCTAACCAGGAGGGGGACGTTACCAGAGGACAGGGACGTTACCAGAGGAGAGGGATCTAACCAGGAGGGGGACGTTACCAGAGGACAGGGACGTTACCAGAGGAGAGGGATCTAACCATCTAACCAGGAGAGGGACGTTACCAGAGGACAGGGACGTTACCAGAGGAGGGGGGCGTTACCAGAGAACAGGGACGTTACCAGAGGAGGGGGACGTTACCAGAGGACAGGGACGTTACCAGAGGAGAGGGCCGTTACCAGAGGACAGGGACGTTACCAGAGGAGAGGGACGTTACCAGAGGAGGGGGACGTTACCAGAGGAGAGGGACGTTACcagaggagagagacgttacTAGAGGAGGGGGACGTTACCAGAAGAGGGGGATCTAACCATCTAACCAGGAGGGGGACGTTACCAGAAGAGGGGATGTTACCAGGGGAGATGGATCTAATCATCTAACCAGGGAAGAGGAATGTAACCAGAGGAGGTGGCTCATTGAAGAGGACGGGGAAGGACTCTTGTGAGAGGTATAAGAAGGTGACACTGTATTGACAAAGTCAGCCTTCcacttcctaaattaaatgtgGCAAATTTCCCTTTAAAGATGTCCGTACCCAATAATGTACCAATACTGTTGGTGGACATGTTACAGTTGGTCAAAGAGGACACCGGTTTCTAACTGTGAATATTTCCACAAATTTGTGTCAAAGGCTCAGAAGACAAAAAGAAGTGCATTTATTGATGTTCCTGACCTTTCCTCCGCCGGGCGTGTGCTTTATATTGTCTTTAGATCCACAGCGAGCTTGGACGTTCCCCACGTCCACTTTCTTATCCAGGATTTGGACCTGCAGAAGTGTGAGAATATACAAATACCAGTCTTTAGACAATTAAAATTAAGATAGAGGGGAATCCGCCCAGAAAGAACGCAATCCAATGACAAAAGGGAGATATATTCTTAACTTATTTCATTAAAGCTGCCATCCATAAGTTTGTACAACTTTTGAGCATTAACTAGAAAATATTATGCAGAATATTACGCATCTGGCTCTGTTATTGAACCAGGATTTTCAATAAGCTATTGagtaaatctttaaaaaaaatgtatttctctacTTCAGCACACATTAATTAccatttaaataatataataactaaaCAATTGTTACAGATGCCAACTTTAACGCGTAAAAGCAGACAGCTTTTGAATAATTGCACCTTGAACTTATTGAGCAGATTGTGACATATTTGTACATATTCCCTTCATAAGTCCGTCTtcattttatgtattttcagaaaagaaagcagaaaagagaGCACCTTCTTCTTTGcatctattttctttttaccaaAAGTTGGTTTTGATCCTCATAACTGCAGAGAAACTCAAGAGTCTGGTGTTGAGTTCACCCCTCAGTTACTCACATTGCCTCCACCGGGTACATGAGTCACAAAGTCTTTGGAGCCACACTTGGCTTGGACATTACTATAGTCCACCTTCTGGTGAAGGATTTGTACCTGGAAGAAGGAGAAACGGCAGCGTTTAGACGTCTTTGGGCGGAGATGACGGCGCTGAGGGCCGGGGAGAGTGGCTGTGTGATTGGTGTTGCAGCGTGCGACATGCTGGATGGAGGTGACGTGGtgtcagagaggaagaaagaggcgCCAATAGAAACGCAATAAAGGAGTAGAGCGAACACGGCTTCCCGTGGTCACTTCaccagaacgagagagagaagaacagcAGTTGTGTTTTGGTCGCAGCTCTGGAGACGGATAACTGACAAGTTGGCTAGTtagcctgctagcctgctagcctgctagcttATGCTTTGTGTGGTGGAATTAGCAAGACTGCTagcaaataatgacaataacaaccctgtactgctgtgatgttgctgctcttcctcttctccttttacaaattattattattgtctctttttgaaggttattcttttgtttcagtttagtttatttaatttaatttaatattttttatcttattatattgtatataatgtgtatataatgtgtatctttttattctattctttCCTGTACATGCTGTGATaacaaaatttccctcttgagggatcaataaagtatctatctatctatctggtTAGCCAGGTAGCTCAAGAGAGGCTCGCTTCCTGTAACCAGTGCTGTTTGTCTCCTATTGATCTCTCTTCTTTAAGTAACCGAGTCATTGCAATGTGtgcgctcctcctctcctctgtttctTTGATTCACCATTTAAACGTCAGGCAAGCTGAGCAGGCTCAcgtttaaatcattaaataacACACCACAATTTCTTATAAATTTCAGCAGTAAATAAACAAGTAAACAagggacacatgcacacacatacacacagcctCATACTCAAATCAGGTTGGACTGTTTTGATCAGACGACACTCAAAACATCAAAAGGCAGAAGCTCTGGAAGCAGGAACCTGATTGGCTCATTAAAACCAAGTGGGCAAAGTCAGCGTATTAAACCTTTTTGGGTTTGTACTGAGAATACTTATGCAGGAATAAATTCCTCGGCCAGTATCAACAGGTCTAATGACCTTTTGAGGAGTCTGTGAACCTGATTTAATGAAGAAGCAACACAACGAGGGACGAGGTCAACacacttcacctcctcctctgctttgaaaacaaaacaaaccttaCGTCTCACTGCGACGACATCTACTGCTGCACAACAAACTGCTACAACAGTTTGGGTGATAACTCTCacgtttggtttcttttctccgGCCTAGTTTCAGTCACTGCTCGGGTTTACTGCATATGACCTGATGTTAAAGGGGCCTGCGGGCTGTTATGAACATGAGCATGCACATTCCTTCAGCCTGTTTGACGCTTTGCAGGATTCAAATCATATTTAACTGTGGGGTTTGCTAGAAAAGAAAACGCAGTCAGACCTTTTTTTacctcttttgttttcatgccaAGTGTCTTGTGAAGTTAGTCGGCATCTGAACCGGCTCAGTGAGGCTCAAACTCTCCAATGAGAGACTTCCTGCCTCCAGAACCTCTGACCCCCGGCCACAAGCCATCGGTACCTCCTGCGTGCTGCGAGAGCGGAAAGACTTGGGGTTTTACCTTCCCGCCTCCCGGCTGGTGCTTTATGTTCTCCGTGGAGCCGATCTTGGAACGGACGTGCTTCAGATCCGGCATGGGCGCCGCGGCGGCCAGAGGGGCCGGCGGGCGGCTCTTCAGCGAGCCCGGGGATTTGGGCGAGGAGCGCACCACCGCcaccttcttcaccttgttggCCTCGGCCGCAGCTTTGGCGGCGAGCGCTTGGCTAGCTGGAGATTTGGGAGTGCCGGGGCTGCTCTGTCCACTCCCATCTGAAGCAGTCGGAGAGGCCACCAGTCAGAGGTGCGTGgaaacaaaatattaaatagCAATAGATAAAGACTAAGATCTCTGGCGGCTAGAAGCTGACCAAGTCTGATCAAAGTCCCGATCACACTGTGGTATTGTGAGCTACGAGAAGCTATAAGTGATCTCTAATAACTATTTTTCCTTTCTTATGGcgttttaccttttttattttttggagtgGGAGGTTTCTTGGCACTAGCTGCATAACAAAAAATATGACAGATCATAAGGAGTCCTTAGATCTTACTCCTCATagaaatcaaatcaataaaaaaatggaaacgAAAAGGAATCAAACGAAATACGGCGAAGGAAATGTGACGTCTTTGTacctggttgagctgcggttctGACCGAAGCCTTGACCCCGGGGGGTTGAGATTTCGCTCCACCAAGactctgcaaaacaaaaacaatgccaAGAAGTTACGAGGGATTTCAGCAGAAAGCTGCTGTTATTCAGGGGCGAGTCGTCACCAATCACAAACATCTGGTTCACAAGTGAATGAGCATCGCACAGCGATCGGCTGGACTCGTTCATGGTCATTCACCACAAGAAGGAATGGAGGTTTCATTGCGTTTGCGTTTCCTTAACCGCTCGATCCACCGCGTTTGACACCCCGATCTCGGCCGGAGCCGTACTTACTTCGGGCTGCCGGGGCACCGGGGCGCCGGCTTTAACAGGGATGGAGCTGGGGCCGCTCCGGGGGGGAGCGTGGGTCTGGTTGCCCCCGGTGACTACGGAAGGTCTTTTAAGGGGGGCGGTTGGTTTGGTGGAAGTTAGAGTCTTTTTcatggaggaggaaaagaaatgaatgatgaatgaataaactaAAGATGTGATGACAGTGAACATAAAACAGAGGAATGattcaataaattaaaaggGATTTTACTTCCTTAAAGGTTTATTCCGGTTTGTTACAACTTGGGTCTTATTTTCATAGTCGCGGCCGTTAACTCTCGCAACAGTTATTGTCGAGGTTTGAAAGCGCAGCAACACCCCAAAGACAAAGTGATGGGGTGCTATGGTTTGGTTAAGTGGAGGCACAAAAACAAGGTCAAGGTGATAACTGtggcaacaaaaataaatgcattaatgcATTTAGGGTTTGGACACGAGATTGCAGTCGTGGGTTAAAATAAACTGAACATTGAAGATCCGCTTGCTCCCTATAATATTTCATCTTACCCTTTTGTTCATGACGCACATGATTCATGACACAAGTCCCATTGACGATCACATGAAGACGGTATGAGGTAGAGGTAGATTGTAAAGTACTGGTTCCTGGTTCCTAAATAACAATCTCTAGTATCATTTAGACCACAATAAGCATGATGCATTTCTTCTACACAAACAACCCGATGTCTCAAACACGAGCCGTTGAACCTGGAGGTTTATTCACAGTCGTCTGACCGAATGTTTCTTCATCCACTGTCGCCATGTCGATCTGTAGTGCAATAACTGAAAATGCTGCAAAAATATGTCCCAAGTTGTAATATCCCCAAATAATCCCGTAAACAGTagatatatttaataatatccCTGGTCACGTACCTTATCTGCAGAACCGTTATCCATCTTTGCTTGAGCTACAGGCAGAGAAGAGAAGCAGATTACAGATTTGAAGTATCATACACCTTCTTCTCTCCATCATTTCCAAGTGAAAGACGTTTGCCGCCCAGTCTGTGCCTGAACACATTCACATGGCagggagacaaaaaacaaaatgtgatgCTGGTGATATGCAGCATGCATGGTCACACAAAGTGATCGTGGAAACCAAAAGAAGAACTGCAGTTATTTCCGTGGGCCGCATTAACCAGCAAGGTGAGAGACGGAGATGGAGACTAAAAGTGTCGGGGGGGGAACAGGCTTCTCCTCGGGTCAAAGGTAACATCCAATAGAGAAACAGCCCGGGGAGGTTTGGGGTGGGGGGATAGGGGgtaggggggagtgggggagtgCAGCGTGACAGATAGAGTGCTCCGTTGTAAAATAAAGAAGTGGGAGGAGTTAACTGAAGAGGACTCTAGTGAATACGACAGCAAGACAGACCTTTGCAAATAGCGACTGGGACCAAAgactttctggcttgagggttttgggggggggggttctggagcTTGGCGGTACCGGTAGTCTGAGCCACGCTCCAGTCTGACTCATTAGAAATGTGGGGCTTTGAATGGCCGGGCCTGTCTAACCACGAGTCACCGCTGCTGTTTTCAGACGTCATTTTGCTCGAGGGACATTCGTTCTGCGAAGTGTCCCCAGCGCTGGGAGGCTCCTCCCATTGGGAGTCAGAGAGCGAGAGGCTTTGGTCGTGTTGTGCTTCCAGAGGGACGTCTCCAGACTTTAAAGCTGCTCGGTCTTCAGAGACcagaggctcctccccctgagGGACCCTGGAGCCCTTGTAACCGATGGACGTCAGGTCCTCCAGAGCCTCGCTGCGGACCAGAGACGTCCCGGTGAGGTCGCTCCTCTCGCTCAGGCACTCTGAGGCGTCCAGGCTGATCGCCCGCTGGGAGTCGGCGGggctccccccgtcctcccgcCTGACCTCCGGCCCGGAGCCCAGGTCTTCGGAGGCCCAGAGGGACTCGCTCATCCTCTTCCCGCACTCCCCCGCCGCCTCGTTTCCTAGGACCGGGGGGCAGGAAGCTCCCACGGAGGCCGGGTTCGACCCGTCGGCCGCAAACATAAACACAGCGCGGGCTGCAGGAGACCCGGGCTTCGCTAATTTGTTTGGAAAGCAGATTAATGACAACATTCACAGCAGCTGTTTTCCATCTCCCCGTcgaaaataaatagataaataaaaaggagTGAAAAGAACTGtacaaatgatgaaatgattatTTCACGAACCACAGAAAACAGAGCTATAAAGGTGGAGATGCAAGACGTGACCGAAAACATCAGATGGACATGGAGATTAATGCATCACAACCGGGTGACAGACAACCGAAGATGCGTATGAGTGAACACAGAACACTAGAGAACACTCAGATTAGGCATTTTGAACCCAACAAtgttatgaaatataaaataaagtctGTAATCCATCTGTGAACTGTAAAATAATACAGTGCCCTAgttaaaacacaactaaatctACTACTAGAAATTAAATGATACTTTAAAAGCTCTGCTAATTGTTGGTTATTGGTACTTGTTTTTGAATTATGAATTATTTAATAAGATTAAAATGAacttaaaggcttttaaatgtAACGGGTTTATAGGACAATGCAGCTTTAAAAGTAAGTTGGGTAACGGCACATAAAAGTCTAGAATTTTTCAGATAACAcacaggataaaaaaaagatctctgtGCACCTGCAGTCATAAATGTCCTCATATCTCTCTCCTgcagtaaatataaatacactCCGAGTGCGATCAATGAAACATAAAGCCGC
It contains:
- the LOC120819595 gene encoding uncharacterized protein LOC120819595 isoform X11 — encoded protein: MLSLICFPNKLAKPGSPAARAVFMFAADGSNPASVGASCPPVLGNEAAGECGKRMSESLWASEDLGSGPEVRREDGGSPADSQRAISLDASECLSERSDLTGTSLVRSEALEDLTSIGYKGSRVPQGEEPLVSEDRAALKSGDVPLEAQHDQSLSLSDSQWEEPPSAGDTSQNECPSSKMTSENSSGDSWLDRPGHSKPHISNESDWSVAQTTGTAKLQNPPPQNPQARKSLVPVAICKAQAKMDNGSADKSLGGAKSQPPGVKASVRTAAQPDGSGQSSPGTPKSPASQALAAKAAAEANKVKKVAVVRSSPKSPGSLKSRPPAPLAAAAPMPDLKHVRSKIGSTENIKHQPGGGKVQILHQKVDYSNVQAKCGSKDFVTHVPGGGNVQILDKKVDVGNVQARCGSKDNIKHTPGGGKVEIVEKKLDLSNVQSRCGSKDNMRHVPGGGNVQIVHKKIDLTNVQSKCGSKANIRHKPGGGNIEIKNEKIEFKGQSKIGSLDNIGHVPGGGQRRIESHKLSFRESAKARTDHGAEIVSLEDSPHQLSTMSSSGSINMADSPQLSTLADQVSASLAKQGL
- the LOC120819595 gene encoding uncharacterized protein LOC120819595 isoform X42 is translated as MGSFCSRAGAQKMTKDTRAKMAASAEEMDADAASPNPRSAMDYTNNASDSYSSGDTMTSSLANMTISDQHRQENGVLGGHRSPGEAVMKATGGAASTAQAKMDNGSADKSLGGAKSQPPGVKASVRTAAQPDGSGQSSPGTPKSPASQALAAKAAAEANKVKKVAVVRSSPKSPGSLKSRPPAPLAAAAPMPDLKHVRSKIGSTENIKHQPGGGKVQILHQKVDYSNVQAKCGSKDFVTHVPGGGNVQILDKKVDVGNVQARCGSKDNIKHTPGGGKVQIVHKKIDLTNVQSKCGSKANIRHKPGGGNIEIKNEKIEFKGQSKIGSLDNIGHVPGGGQRRIESHKLSFRESAKARTDHGAEIVSLEDSPHQLSTMSSSGSINMADSPQLSTLADQVSASLAKQGL
- the LOC120819595 gene encoding uncharacterized protein LOC120819595 isoform X30 gives rise to the protein MGSFCSRAGAQKMTKDTRAKMAASAEEMDADAASPNPRSAMDYTNNASDSYSSGDTMTSSLANMTISDQHRQENGVLGGHRSPGEAVMKETEAALSENGVTPVSDLCDDEGKPATGGAASTAQAKMDNGSADKSLGGAKSQPPGVKASVRTAAQPDGSGQSSPGTPKSPASQALAAKAAAEANKVKKVAVVRSSPKSPGSLKSRPPAPLAAAAPMPDLKHVRSKIGSTENIKHQPGGGKVQILHQKVDYSNVQAKCGSKDFVTHVPGGGNVQILDKKVDVGNVQARCGSKDNIKHTPGGGKVEIVEKKLDLSNVQSRCGSKDNMRHVPGGGNVQIVHKKIDLTNVQSKCGSKANIRHKPGGGNIEIKNEKIEFKGQSKIGSLDNIGHVPGGGQRRIESHKLSFRESAKARTDHGAEIVSLEDSPHQLSTMSSSGSINMADSPQLSTLADQVSASLAKQGL
- the LOC120819595 gene encoding uncharacterized protein LOC120819595 isoform X15, with the translated sequence MLSLICFPNKLAKPGSPAARAVFMFAADGSNPASVGASCPPVLGNEAAGECGKRMSESLWASEDLGSGPEVRREDGGSPADSQRAISLDASECLSERSDLTGTSLVRSEALEDLTSIGYKGSRVPQGEEPLVSEDRAALKSGDVPLEAQHDQSLSLSDSQWEEPPSAGDTSQNECPSSKMTSENSSGDSWLDRPGHSKPHISNESDWSVAQTTGTAKLQNPPPQNPQARKSLVPVAICKAQAKMDNGSADKTLTSTKPTAPLKRPSVVTGGNQTHAPPRSGPSSIPVKAGAPVPRQPESLGGAKSQPPGVKASVRTAAQPDGSGQSSPGTPKSPASQALAAKAAAEANKVKKVAVVRSSPKSPGSLKSRPPAPLAAAAPMPDLKHVRSKIGSTENIKHQPGGGKVQILDKKVDVGNVQARCGSKDNIKHTPGGGKVQIVHKKIDLTNVQSKCGSKANIRHKPGGGNIEIKNEKIEFKGQSKIGSLDNIGHVPGGGQRRIESHKLSFRESAKARTDHGAEIVSLEDSPHQLSTMSSSGSINMADSPQLSTLADQVSASLAKQGL
- the LOC120819595 gene encoding uncharacterized protein LOC120819595 isoform X13 — protein: MLSLICFPNKLAKPGSPAARAVFMFAADGSNPASVGASCPPVLGNEAAGECGKRMSESLWASEDLGSGPEVRREDGGSPADSQRAISLDASECLSERSDLTGTSLVRSEALEDLTSIGYKGSRVPQGEEPLVSEDRAALKSGDVPLEAQHDQSLSLSDSQWEEPPSAGDTSQNECPSSKMTSENSSGDSWLDRPGHSKPHISNESDWSVAQTTGTAKLQNPPPQNPQARKSLVPVAICKAQAKMDNGSADKTLTSTKPTAPLKRPSVVTGGNQTHAPPRSGPSSIPVKAGAPVPRQPESLGGAKSQPPGVKASVRTAAQPDGSGQSSPGTPKSPASQALAAKAAAEANKVKKVAVVRSSPKSPGSLKSRPPAPLAAAAPMPDLKHVRSKIGSTENIKHQPGGGKVQILHQKVDYSNVQAKCGSKDFVTHVPGGGNVQILDKKVDVGNVQARCGSKDNIKHTPGGGKVQIVHKKIDLTNVQSKCGSKANIRHKPGGGNIEIKNEKIEFKGQSKIGSLDNIGHVPGGGQRRREKGKEAEGSTSDSPSIPSPAVTPPQSPQTVTPILTNPLIKIEDSN
- the LOC120819595 gene encoding uncharacterized protein LOC120819595 isoform X37 encodes the protein MGSFCSRAGAQKMTKDTRAKMAASAEEMDADAASPNPRSAMDYTNNASDSYSSGDTMTSSLANMTISDQHRQENGVLGGHRSPGEAVMKETEAALSENGVTPVSDLCDDEGKPATGGAASTAQAKMDNGSADKSLGGAKSQPPGVKASVRTAAQPDGSGQSSPGTPKSPASQALAAKAAAEANKVKKVAVVRSSPKSPGSLKSRPPAPLAAAAPMPDLKHVRSKIGSTENIKHQPGGGKVQILHQKVDYSNVQAKCGSKDFVTHVPGGGNVQILDKKVDVGNVQARCGSKDNIKHTPGGGKVQIVHKKIDLTNVQSKCGSKANIRHKPGGGNIEIKNEKIEFKGQSKIGSLDNIGHVPGGGQRRIESHKLSFRESAKARTDHGAEIVSLEDSPHQLSTMSSSGSINMADSPQLSTLADQVSASLAKQGL
- the LOC120819595 gene encoding uncharacterized protein LOC120819595 isoform X20, whose product is MLSLICFPNKLAKPGSPAARAVFMFAADGSNPASVGASCPPVLGNEAAGECGKRMSESLWASEDLGSGPEVRREDGGSPADSQRAISLDASECLSERSDLTGTSLVRSEALEDLTSIGYKGSRVPQGEEPLVSEDRAALKSGDVPLEAQHDQSLSLSDSQWEEPPSAGDTSQNECPSSKMTSENSSGDSWLDRPGHSKPHISNESDWSVAQTTGTAKLQNPPPQNPQARKSLVPVAICKAQAKMDNGSADKSLGGAKSQPPGVKASVRTAAQPDGSGQSSPGTPKSPASQALAAKAAAEANKVKKVAVVRSSPKSPGSLKSRPPAPLAAAAPMPDLKHVRSKIGSTENIKHQPGGGKVQILHQKVDYSNVQAKCGSKDFVTHVPGGGNVQILDKKVDVGNVQARCGSKDNIKHTPGGGKVQIVHKKIDLTNVQSKCGSKANIRHKPGGGNIEIKNEKIEFKGQSKIGSLDNIGHVPGGGQRRREKGKEAEGSTSDSPSIPSPAVTPPQSPQTVTPILTNPLIKIEDSN
- the LOC120819595 gene encoding uncharacterized protein LOC120819595 isoform X25, which produces MGSFCSRAGAQKMTKDTRAKMAASAEEMDADAASPNPRSAMDYTNNASDSYSSGDTMTSSLANMTISDQHRQENGVLGGHRSPGEAVMKATGGAASTAQAKMDNGSADKTLTSTKPTAPLKRPSVVTGGNQTHAPPRSGPSSIPVKAGAPVPRQPESLGGAKSQPPGVKASVRTAAQPASAKKPPTPKNKKDGSGQSSPGTPKSPASQALAAKAAAEANKVKKVAVVRSSPKSPGSLKSRPPAPLAAAAPMPDLKHVRSKIGSTENIKHQPGGGKVQILHQKVDYSNVQAKCGSKDFVTHVPGGGNVQILDKKVDVGNVQARCGSKDNIKHTPGGGKVEIVEKKLDLSNVQSRCGSKDNMRHVPGGGNVQIVHKKIDLTNVQSKCGSKANIRHKPGGGNIEIKNEKIEFKGQSKIGSLDNIGHVPGGGQRRIESHKLSFRESAKARTDHGAEIVSLEDSPHQLSTMSSSGSINMADSPQLSTLADQVSASLAKQGL